Proteins from a single region of Juglans microcarpa x Juglans regia isolate MS1-56 chromosome 5S, Jm3101_v1.0, whole genome shotgun sequence:
- the LOC121267153 gene encoding transcription factor MYB23-like, giving the protein MMMMKKTSDGEKMHGRSRTSWSPEEDQKLKAYIKRYGIWNWNQMPEASGLTRSGKSCRLRWMNYLRPDIKRGNFSHEDQETILKWHELLGNRWSAIAAKLPGRSDNEIKNYWHAHLKKRGKKNSSSTTFISEMVKTSEEVEANKNDSSGSQDLLLSDSPKVPNMDGIKGIPTSPQIYMSTNVISSSSSTDPPVEDVRNQYMIDQDEINCSSSNPSEIIQSIWELPYFSFQEIFMPETDPGFMAPTPARWHQEYSMYPDVCYDAGHEFWVN; this is encoded by the exons atgatgatgatgaagaagactTCGGATGGTGAGAAAATGCACGGGAGATCAAGAACCTCTTGGAGTCCTGAAGAAGACCAGAAGTTGAAAGCCTACATTAAGCGATACGGTATTTGGAATTGGAATCAGATGCCTGAAGCTTCCG gttTGACGCGATCCGGAAAAAGTTGTAGGCTCCGATGGATGAATTACCTTAGGCCTGACATTAAGCGGGGAAACTTCAGCCATGAAGACCAAGAAACTATACTTAAGTGGCATGAACTGCTGGGAAATCG atGGTCTGCAATTGCTGCAAAGCTTCCAGGAAGAAGtgacaatgaaataaaaaattactggCACGCCCACCTGAAAAAGCGCGGTAAGAAAAATTCGTCATCAACAACGTTTATATCAGAAATGGTGAAAACGTCCGAGGAAGTTGAAGCTAACAAGAATGATTCTTCTGGGAGTCAAGATCTCCTACTTAGCGATTCCCCAAAAGTGCCAAATATGGATGGCATTAAAGGTATCCCGACGTCACCACAAATCTATATGTCCACTAATGTGATCTCTTCTTCAAGCAGTACTGATCCTCCAGTTGAAGATGTTAGAAACCAATACATGATAGATCAGGACGAGATCAATTGTAGTTCGTCCAACCCATCTGAAATAATCCAAAGCATATGGGAGCTGCCATATTTTTCATTCCAGGAAATATTCATGCCTGAAACAGACCCTGGATTTATGGCTCCAACTCCTGCGAGGTGGCACCAAGAGTACTCCATGTATCCAGATGTTTGCTATGATGCTGGACATGAATTTTGGGTCAATTGA
- the LOC121268072 gene encoding uncharacterized protein LOC121268072, which translates to MADLEKGEWVGREKEEAEEKEEAEDNERLLDGMAVLDFDLLCSTVALQSQQGKWRTFDSLGEDLQEDEGELGGVLRMWEGEVLDCFEDRRIALESACCPCYRFGKNMRRAGFGSCFIQGAVYFILAVGVLLNWIAFLVTKRHCFLYLAVAFTICIGAYLGFFRTQIKKRFNIRGSDSSVDDCIYHLVCPCCMICQESRTLEMNNVQDGIWHGRGDTICIGGFHEGSKALFELHQPSPVTIMAPEPCNMQKGTEGSDHVST; encoded by the exons ATGGCGGATTTGGAGAAGGGAGAGTGGGTGGGGCGTGAGAAGGAGGAGGctgaggagaaggaggaggcTGAGGACAACGAGAGGCTTCTGGACGGAATGGCGGTGTTGGACTTCGATTTGCTTTGCTCAACGGTGGCTTTGCAGTCTCAGCAAGGCAAATGGAGGACCTTTGACAGCCTTGGAGAAGATTTACAAGAAGACGAAGGGGAACTCGGCGGGGTCCTTAGGATGTGGGAGGGTGAAGTTCTTGACTGCTTCGAGGATCGTCGCATCGCTCTCGAATCGGCTTG TTGTCCCTGCTACAGATTTGGGAAGAACATGAGACGAGCTGGTTTTGGTTCTTGCTTTATTCAG gGAGCCGTTTATTTCATCCTTGCAGTTGGTGTTCTTCTGAACTGGATTGCCTTTCTTGTCACCAAGCGGCACTGCTTTCTATATTTGGCAGTTGCTTTTACAATTTGTATAGGAGCATATTTGGGCTTTTTCCGTACGCAGATAAAGAAGAGATTTAACATCAGG GGCAGTGATAGTTCCGTGGACGACTGCATCTACCATCTTGTCTGCCCTTGCTGCATGATATGCCAG GAGTCGAGAACATTGGAGATGAACAATGTCCAAGATGGAATTTGGCATGGTCGGGGTGACACAATATGCATAGGAGGCTTTCATGAAGGGAGTAAAGCATTATTTGAGCTTCATCAACCATCTCCTGTAACGATTATGGCCCCTGAAccgtgcaacatgcaaaagggTACAGAGGGTAGTGATCACGTGTCAACTTAA